CGCTGCGTCTGCCCGCCCGACATGGTGACGGGGTACTTGTCGGCAAAATCGGACAAGCCGACTTTTTCGAGCAGTTCGAAGCCCTGTTTTTTGGCGTCCTCTTCTTTGACATGTTTGACCACCATCGGGGCCAGCATGATGTTTTCAAGAACAGTTTTGTGCGGGAACAGATTGAAACTCTGAAAAACCATTCCGACTTCCTGACGCATCTTGTGGCAGGCGTCGAGGAACTTCCTGTCGAAATCCCGGTCTTCCTCTTCGTCCTCAATGGAACGGCTGACCGTTACGCCGGCTATGGAAATCGTGCCGGAATCGATGTATTCGAGGCAGTTCAAACACCTGAGAAAGGTGGATTTGCCACAGCCCGAGGGGCCGATGATGGAAACGAGGTCCCCTTCTTCAATGTCGATGGATACGCCTTTTAAAATGGTCGCTCCGTCTTCGTAACTCTTCCGCAGGTTTTTCACCTGGATCAACGGTACAGCCGCGTTGGTCAAAAGTCTCATCCTCCTGTTACAGGTCGGACATGAAGCCGTCGTCCTCCCTATAGCCTGTGCCGGTTCGCTCCCACAGGGTCCGGCATTTTTTGTGTAAAAGTTTTCGCCCCTTCGTATTCCAGCTGCGCGGCGCTGGAACGGCCGGCAGTGGAGTCTCTCGTCACGAGGACGAGGTCATAATAATTATAGGGTGATTTCCCCCTTTGACAAGACCTGAATTTCCTCGAGTCGGTCGATTTGTCGTGCAAAATTTGTCGCAGGCCGCGCGTCGTTTTGTCGGAAACGCGCAAAGGGCCTTTTTATATCGTTCGTTCCACTCCGTATGACTTTGCGAAAACGGGCGACGAGAGCTTTCGCGGTGGAATTTCGTCCCGCGAAAATCATTGTCGAGTTTTTCTATAGGAATTTATTCTTGCGGCGTAAAAACATATTGATATAATTGGTTTATCTCAACAATCCGAGATCAATGGGGGAGTTTCATGTTAAATGAATTGCTGAAAGTCGATCGTCTGACCGTATGCGTGGAGGAACGGGAAATCCTCCGCGGCGTCGATCTGACGGTGAACGCCGGCGAGACGCACGTCCTTATGGGGCCGAACGGCGCCGGCAAATCGACTCTGGGATACGCTCTGATGGGCGATCCGCGCTATACGGTCGGCGCGGGGAAGATTTTCTTCAACGGCCGGGACGTGACCGAAGAGTCCGCGGCGCAGCGCGCCAGGGCGGGGATGTTCCTGTCGTTTCAGGCGCCGTTGGAAGTGCCGGGGCTGACGCTGAGCGGTTTCCTCCGCACGGCGCTGGAGCAGCGCACGGGCGCGCGCGTCAAGTTCGGGGTTTTCCGAAAAGAGCTGGCGAAGGCGATGGAAGTCCTGCACATGGATCCGTCTTACGCCGACCGCGACCTGAACGTCGGCTTCTCCGGCGGCGAGAAGAAAAAGGCGGAGATCCTTCAGCTGCTCATGCTCAAGCCGTCCTTCGCCATCCTCGACGAGACGGACTCGGGGCTCGACGTCGACGCCGTTCACGTCGTTTCCGCCGGCGTCCGCGAATATCAGAAGAACGAAAACGCGGCGCTGATGATCATCACGCACAACGCGCGCATCCTCGAATCGCTGCGCGTCGACGCCGCGCACGTGCTCGCGCAGGGGCGGCTGGTCGCCTCCGGCGGCGCGGAACTGGTCGGCGAGATCGGCGCGCGCGGTTTCGAACGGTTCCTCGGCAAATGAGCGCCATGAAAGAGAAAACGTACGTCGAAGACGTGGACCGCAGCCGCTACGACTTCCGTTTCGACGGGAAAGACGCTTACAAAGTCGAAGAGGGGCTGACGGCGGGAATCGTCGGTCAGATCTCGGCGGAAAAAAACGACCCGCCGTGGATGCGCGAGTTTCGCCTGGAAGCGCTGAAAATTTACGACGAGCTGGCGCTCCCC
The window above is part of the Pyramidobacter piscolens W5455 genome. Proteins encoded here:
- the sufC gene encoding Fe-S cluster assembly ATPase SufC, which encodes MLNELLKVDRLTVCVEEREILRGVDLTVNAGETHVLMGPNGAGKSTLGYALMGDPRYTVGAGKIFFNGRDVTEESAAQRARAGMFLSFQAPLEVPGLTLSGFLRTALEQRTGARVKFGVFRKELAKAMEVLHMDPSYADRDLNVGFSGGEKKKAEILQLLMLKPSFAILDETDSGLDVDAVHVVSAGVREYQKNENAALMIITHNARILESLRVDAAHVLAQGRLVASGGAELVGEIGARGFERFLGK
- a CDS encoding amino acid ABC transporter ATP-binding protein → MTNAAVPLIQVKNLRKSYEDGATILKGVSIDIEEGDLVSIIGPSGCGKSTFLRCLNCLEYIDSGTISIAGVTVSRSIEDEEEDRDFDRKFLDACHKMRQEVGMVFQSFNLFPHKTVLENIMLAPMVVKHVKEEDAKKQGFELLEKVGLSDFADKYPVTMSGGQTQRAAIARALAMQPKVMLYDEPTSALDPELVGEVLQVMKDLDRDGMTQVVVTHQMNFARDASDYIVFMHDGEIVEKEDGDILFTQPKDPRTQNFLRHLNGVTY